From the genome of Lineus longissimus chromosome 8, tnLinLong1.2, whole genome shotgun sequence, one region includes:
- the LOC135492358 gene encoding tetraspanin-9-like produces MGGRCSLTGCVKLTFTVFNALFWLLGCALIGMGVWLHINKGPYVDVLAPGFNWLSATALILTTGILCVLIGFMGCYGILIENRCMLITYFLFVLFVFALEVIAALIGVCYQDELKILMKDELQYGIRAVYPIPGVDDPSGLRATWDGMQSALQCCGVTNYTDWFTCNGWKKQNWVPDTCCLDISKNCGKSKDPNKWQSKGCLEEILYVMQQQYYVLGVVAIVFAVIQIMCMVASLVLYSHLKKQLKRVTRRK; encoded by the exons ATGGGAGGTCGTTGTTCTTTGACTGGATGTGTCAAGCTGACATTCACAGTTTTTAATGCTTTATTTTGG CTCCTGGGATGTGCTCTCATCGGCATGGGTGTTTGGCTCCACATCAACAAAGGCCCCTATGTTGACGTCTTGGCCCCCGGCTTCAACTGGTTGAGTGCAACCGCCCTGATCTTGACCACAGGTATTCTCTGCGTTCTCATCGGTTTCATGGGATGCTATGGGATTCTTATAGAGAATCGATGCATGCTGATTACG TATTTCCTCTTTGTCTTGTTCGTGTTTGCCCTGGAGGTGATAGCCGCGTTGATTGGCGTCTGCTATCAGGATGAG TTGAAGATATTAATGAAGGATGAACTTCAGTACGGCATCAGGGCAGTTTATCCAATACCAGGTGTTGATGATCCGAGTGGGTTAAGGGCGACATGGGATGGCATGCAGTCTGCG CTGCAGTGCTGTGGCGTCACTAACTACACGGACTGGTTCACATGCAACGGCTGGAAGAAGCAGAACTGGGTTCCGGATACGTGCTGCCTTGACATTTCGAAAAACTGCGGCAAGTCGAAAGATCCCAATAAGTGGCAATCTAAGGGGTGTCTCGAAGAAATACTCTACGTCATGCAACAACAGTATTATGTTCTTGGAGTCGTCGCAATCGTTTTTGCCGTGATTCAGATTATGTGCATGGTGGCGTCGTTAGTTTTGTATTCACATCTCAAGAAACAGCTGAAGAGAGTTACACGGAGGAAATGA